A part of Palaemon carinicauda isolate YSFRI2023 chromosome 8, ASM3689809v2, whole genome shotgun sequence genomic DNA contains:
- the LOC137645308 gene encoding uncharacterized protein: MPSLPQTNFLLSNQLPSLVDRPTATLPEQPPNPLNSAQSAQRADPPTVMPPRWQSNTLLSNQLPNLVDSSTATLPERPPNPLNSAQSARSTNLPSVMPPLPITSALLSNQLASCADRLAATPLERSSNPLKFAQSVHRTDSPTVVPPRPPTSSLLSNQLASCIDCPTATPPERPPNLPNSAQSA, encoded by the coding sequence ATGCCGTCACTGCCGCAAACTAACTTTCTACTCTCTAACCAGCTACCAAGCCTCGTTGATCGCCCGACGGCAACCCTGCCTGAACAGCCACCTAACCCGCTGAACTCAGCTCAGTCAGCTCAAAGAGCTGACCCGCCAACAGTCATGCCGCCACGGTGGCAAAGTAACACACTACTCTCTAACCAACTGCCAAACCTTGTTGACAGCTCAACGGCCACACTGCCTGAACGACCACCTAACCCGCTGAACTCAGCTCAGTCAGCTCGAAGCACTAATCTGCCATCAGTCATGCCACCACTGCCAATAACTAGCGCTCTACTTTCTAACCAGCTAGCAAGCTGCGCTGACCGCCTGGCAGCCACACCACTTGAACGATCATCTAATCCTCTGAAATTTGCCCAGTCAGTTCATCGCACTGACTCACCAACAGTCGTCCCACCACGGCCGCCAACTAGCTCTCTGCTCTCTAACCAACTGGCAAGCTGCATTGACTGCCCAACAGCCACGCCACCTGAACGGCCACCTAATCTGCCGAACTCAGCTCAGTCAGCTTAA